In Clostridia bacterium, a single window of DNA contains:
- a CDS encoding NifB/NifX family molybdenum-iron cluster-binding protein translates to MNIAIAVKDGKVAQHFGHCDAFKVFDIERGNIVGTKILQNPGHKPGFLPNFLGDKGIDCIISGGMGASALEIFRQRGIDVITGACGDVDDVANGYIKGALKPGENVCHENKGDKSGQA, encoded by the coding sequence ATGAATATCGCTATAGCAGTTAAAGATGGAAAAGTGGCACAGCACTTTGGCCATTGCGATGCTTTTAAAGTATTTGATATAGAACGGGGCAATATAGTAGGGACTAAAATTTTGCAAAATCCTGGACACAAGCCCGGTTTTTTGCCCAACTTTTTAGGGGATAAGGGTATAGACTGTATAATATCAGGAGGAATGGGTGCTAGTGCACTGGAAATATTCAGACAGCGAGGCATAGATGTAATAACGGGCGCTTGTGGAGATGTAGATGATGTGGCAAATGGCTATATAAAAGGTGCTTTAAAACCCGGGGAGAATGTATGCCA